In one window of Ovis aries strain OAR_USU_Benz2616 breed Rambouillet chromosome 3, ARS-UI_Ramb_v3.0, whole genome shotgun sequence DNA:
- the LOC101122591 gene encoding PC4 and SFRS1-interacting protein-like, with amino-acid sequence MKGYPHWPARVDEVPDGAVKPPTNKLPIFFFGTHETAFLGPKDIFHYSENKEKYGKPNKRKGFNEGLREIDNSPKVKFSSQQASAKQSNASSDVEVEEKETSVSKEDTDHEEKASNEDVTQAIDITTPKAARRGRKRKAENQVETEEAGVVTTATASANLKVSPKRGRPAATAVKIPKPRGRPQMVKQPCPSESDMITEEDKSKKKGQEEKQPKKQLKKDEEGQKEEEKPRKEPDKKEGKKEVESKRKNLAKTGVTSTSDSEEEGDDQEGEEKRRGGRNFQTAHRRNMLKGRHEKEAADRKRKQEEQMETEQQNKDEGKKPEVKKVEKKRETSMDSRLQRIHAEIKTSLKIDNLDVNRCIEALDELASLQVTMQQAQKHTEMMTTLKKIQRFRVSQVIMEKSTMLCNKFKNMFLVGEGDSVITQVLNKSLAEQRQHEEANKTKDQGKKGPDKKLEKEQTGSKTLNGGSDAQDSNQPQHNGDSNEESKDNHEASSKKKPSSEERETEISLKESTLDN; translated from the coding sequence ATGAAAGGTTATCCTCATTGGCCAGCTCGAGTAGATGAAGTTCCTGACGGAGCTGTAAAACCACCCACAAACAAACTACCgattttcttttttggaactCATGAGACTGCTTTTTTAGGCCCAAAGGACATATTTCATTactcagaaaataaggaaaagtacGGCAAACCAAATAAACGAAAAGGCTTTAATGAAGGTTTACGGGAGATAGATAACAGTCCGAAAGTGAAATTTTCAAGTCAACAGGCATCAGCTAAACAGTCAAATGCGTCatctgatgttgaagttgaagaaaaagaaacaagtgttTCAAAGGAAGATACCGACCATGAAGAAAAAGCCAGCAATGAGGATGTGACTCAAGCAATTGACATAACGACTCCAAAAGCTGccagaagagggagaaaaagaaaggcagaaaaccaAGTAGAAACTGAGGAGGCTGGAGTAGTGACCACAGCAACAGCATCTGCTAATCTAAAAGTGAGTCCGAAAAGAGGACGACCTGCAGCCACAGCGGTCAAGATTCCAAAACCAAGAGGCAGACCCCAAATGGTAAAACAACCTTGTCCTTCAGAGAGTGACATGATAACTGAAGAagacaaaagcaagaaaaagggGCAAGAGGAAAAACAACCTAAAAAACAGCTTAAAAAGGATGAAGAGGgccagaaggaagaagaaaagccaaGAAAAGAGCCAgataaaaaagaggggaaaaaggaagttgaatcaaaaaggaaaaatttagcCAAAACAGGGGTTACATCAACCTCTGATTCTGAAGAAGAAGGAGATGATCAAGaaggtgaagagaagagaagaggtggAAGAAACTTTCAGACTGCTCATAGGAGGAATATGCTCAAAGGACGACATGAGAAAGAGGCTGCAGATAGAAAACGCAAGCAAGAAGAACAAATGGAAACTGAGCAGCAGAATAAAGATGAAGGAAAGAAGCCAGAAGttaagaaagtggagaagaagCGAGAAACCTCAATGGATTCTCGACTTCAAAGGATACATGCTGAAATTAAAACTTCACTCAAAATTGATAATCTTGATGTCAACAGATGTATTGAGGCTTTGGATGAACTGGCTTCACTTCAGGTCACAATGCAACAAGCTCAAAAACACACAGAGATGATgacaacactgaaaaaaatacagCGATTCAGAGTTAGTCAGGTTATCATGGAAAAGTCTACAATGTTGTGTAACAAGTTTAAGAACATGTTTTTGGTTGGTGAAGGAGATTCTGTGATCACACAAGTGCTGAACAAATCTCTTGCCGAACAAAGACAGCATGAGGAAGCAAATAAAACCAAAGACCAAGGGAAGAAAGGGCCAGACAAAAAGCTAGAAAAGGAACAAACAGGTTCAAAGACTCTAAATGGAGGATCGGATGCTCAAGACAGTAATCAACCACAACACAATGGAGACAGCAATGAAGAAAGCAAAGACAACCACGAGGCCAGCAGTAAGAAAAAGCCATCCagtgaagagagagagactgaaataTCTCTGAAGGAGTCTACCCTAGATAACTAG